In Emys orbicularis isolate rEmyOrb1 chromosome 12, rEmyOrb1.hap1, whole genome shotgun sequence, one genomic interval encodes:
- the LOC135886182 gene encoding olfactory receptor 8S1-like, with translation MESQNNVTEFILLGLSNDPLLKIFLFLVFLVIYLFTLVGNMMIMLIIRTDSQLNSPMYFFLFCLSFLDVFYSSVTIPKMLENFLSKRKTISVYGCFAQIFLIILSGCTEGFMLSVMAYDRHAAICDPLHYVNIMNKRVCRQLVAGAWTMSFFFALVNTLFLLNVNFCGPNEVNHFICELPSLLALSCTKTFTNEVVLLTSVVIFGLSSFIPILVSYIHIISTILRIHSAEGRSKAFSTCSSHLTVVCLLYLTALFQYMKPNAAPSVILNEFFSIQYSILTPMLNPIIYSLKNKEVKMALWKIYSSRVSDVH, from the coding sequence ATGGAAAGTCAAAACAATGTGACTGAGTTTATTCTTTTGGGACTTTCCAATGACCCACTGCTCAAGATTTTCCTCTTCCTGGTATTTttagttatttacttatttaccCTGGTGGGGAATATGATGATCATGCTGATAATAAGGACTGATTCTCAGCTTAATTcacccatgtacttcttcctcttctgcctaTCCTTCCTTGATGTCTTCTACTCCTCTGTCACCATCCCCAAGATGCTGGAGAACTTCCTATCAAAGCGGAAAACTATTTCAGTCTATGGCTGCTTTGCACAGATTTTCCTTATTATATTGTCAGGGTGTACTGAAGGATTCATGCTTTCAGTGATGGCTTATGACCGACACGCTGCCATATGTGATCCACTGCACTATGTGAACATCATGAACAAGCGAGTCTGCCGTCAGCTGGTGGCTGGTGCATGGACAATGAGTTTTTTCTTTGCACTTGTCAACACTCTTTTTCTATTAAACGTAAATTTTTGTGGACCCAATGAAGTCAATCATTTCATCTGTGAGCTCCCTTCACTGCTAGCTCTGTCCTGCACCAAGACCTTCACCAATGAAGTGGTTCTTCTTACATCCGTTGTGATATTTGGATTGAGCTCCTTCATCCCCATTTTGGTCTCTTATATtcacatcatctccaccatcctgaggaTACACTCCGCAGAAGGCAGgagtaaagccttctccacctgcagctcccatctcACCGTGGTGTGTTTATTGTACCTGACGGCTCTCTTCCAATATATGAAACCCAATGCAGCACCCTCTGTGATTCTAAATGAATTCTTCTCCATCCAGTACAGCATCTTAACTcccatgttaaaccccatcatttacAGCCTGAAAAATAAAGAAGTGAAAATGGCTCTATGGAAAATATACTCAAGTCGTGTTAGTGATGTTCATTAG